Proteins found in one Channa argus isolate prfri chromosome 7, Channa argus male v1.0, whole genome shotgun sequence genomic segment:
- the elp6 gene encoding elongator complex protein 6 — MYTELNSILNTTPDSFTQGEFILVSDKHSDASFLIHHFLTFYLRARCKVCFLGLVQSFSHYSAVSQRLGVSLAQAKEKGQLIFFEGLKESLSVLIPQEANITSQAIDFLRDPTVGLRRLYEFVQSSLSSSSDGEKVKDEAEEWGSPVLLVDDLSVLLSLGVSVGDVLDFSHYCQAMVCSQLQGSMVMLVRCDGEEEEDDGDEGSERLLKGLTHQCTLGLHVKGLPTGYCRDIHGQVEVCWRRRQGDGPHTQKKVFQYKVHDKGASFFARGTSSAVL, encoded by the exons ATGTATACAGAACTCAACAGTATCCTGAACACTACTCCTGACAGCTTCACACAG GGTGAATTCATCTTGGTGTCAGACAAACACAGCGATGCCTCTTTTCTCATTCATCACTTCCTCACCTTTTACCTGCGAG cGCGCTGCAAAGTGTGTTTTCTGGGCCTGGTGCAGTCCTTCAGTCACTACAGTGCAGTCAGCCAGAGATTG ggTGTAAGTCTGGCACAGGCAAAGGAGAAAGGTCAGCTGATATTCTTTGAGGGACTGAAGGAGTCGCTGTCTGTTTTGATTCCTCAAGAAGCCAACATAACAAGTCAGGCCATTGACTTCCTCAG GGATCCCACCGTCGGCCTGCGTAGATTGTATGAATTTGTCCAGTCCAGTTTAAGCAGCTCTAGTGATggtgaaaaagtaaaagatgAGGCCGAGGAGTGGGGATCCCCTGTGCTGCTGGTAGATGACCTCAGTGTACTGCTGAGTCTGGGGGTGAGCGTTGGAGACGTGCTGGACTTCAGCCACTACTGCCAAGCTATGGTCTGCTCTCAGTTACAG GGGAGTATGGTGATGCTGGTACGTTGTGAtggggaagaagaggaagatgacGGAGATGAAGGCTCAGAGAGGCTCTTAAAAGGCTTGACCCATCAGTGTACCCTCGGTCTTCATGTGAAGGGTCTTCCAACTGGCTACTGTAGGGACATACAcgggcag GTGGAAGTGTGTTGGAGGAGGAGACAAGGTGatggaccacacacacagaagaaagtCTTTCAGTACAAGGTGCACGATAAAGGAGCCTCTTTCTTTGCCCGTGGGACGTCGAGCGCGGTTCTGTAG